One genomic window of Legionella jordanis includes the following:
- a CDS encoding bZIP transcription factor, translating to MSKFYDNQIKRQMDLQSFFGESLGKEFSELIHRQRQHLDFFLKSTSPMEAQQQLQAYTFMYQQQQRLLHLSLFSSLMPIYLPDLEAQEIKDALNEKFSKTGIETKNFEPSYQPVFNAEFDDFYQELPAHPFDEELILTSSGSGLPLLELPPAEDCVYPSTLPQYSGSNPLGFFALPSSQPAPVHLPKEQDEEKKCLTNPGEPSRALSANKRLSNREMATEEVLAKMEVLRNKRQKKGLNQEERQTLRRYSNMISARESRERRAKSLENIQGQLAEEVKNRKELEQKNERLFHQLKADVQLLSLLLGTIPETSVAIPAIEKRLAELNAVIEEKLQEDSPRDGLRSDFV from the coding sequence ATGTCTAAATTTTATGACAATCAAATAAAACGACAAATGGATTTACAATCCTTTTTTGGGGAATCTCTTGGCAAGGAATTTTCAGAATTGATTCATCGGCAAAGGCAACATTTGGATTTTTTTCTCAAATCCACTTCACCCATGGAAGCTCAACAGCAACTGCAAGCTTATACATTCATGTATCAACAACAACAGCGCCTGCTGCATCTTAGTCTTTTTTCCAGTCTGATGCCCATATACCTTCCCGATTTAGAGGCGCAGGAAATTAAAGATGCATTGAATGAGAAATTCTCTAAAACAGGTATTGAAACAAAAAATTTTGAACCCTCATACCAGCCCGTCTTCAATGCAGAATTTGATGATTTTTATCAGGAGTTACCCGCCCATCCTTTTGATGAAGAGCTTATACTTACATCTTCTGGTTCCGGTTTGCCACTGCTGGAACTTCCTCCCGCTGAGGATTGCGTCTATCCCTCAACTTTGCCACAGTATTCAGGAAGCAACCCCTTGGGATTTTTTGCCTTACCCTCCTCTCAACCTGCCCCTGTGCATCTTCCGAAAGAACAAGATGAGGAAAAAAAATGCCTTACTAACCCTGGAGAACCGTCCAGAGCTTTGTCAGCCAACAAAAGGCTAAGTAACCGAGAAATGGCTACAGAGGAAGTACTTGCTAAAATGGAAGTTTTAAGGAATAAACGGCAAAAGAAAGGACTCAACCAAGAAGAGAGGCAAACGCTTCGCAGATATAGCAATATGATTTCGGCTCGTGAATCACGAGAGCGCCGGGCAAAAAGTTTAGAAAATATTCAAGGGCAACTTGCGGAAGAGGTGAAAAATCGAAAAGAACTCGAGCAGAAAAATGAACGCTTGTTCCATCAATTGAAAGCTGATGTCCAGCTTTTAAGTTTACTCCTTGGCACTATTCCGGAAACATCAGTGGCTATACCAGCTATCGAGAAAAGATTAGCAGAGCTAAATGCAGTGATAGAAGAAAAGTTACAGGAGGATAGCCCTAGGGATGGACTTAGATCTGACTTTGTTTAA
- a CDS encoding YchJ family protein: MNLCPCGSKKNYDDCCGLYLTGKANAKTPEVLMRSRYTAYTRANIDYIKQTMRGSALQGFHEIEAATWARRVQWLDLKVIRSYLDPLDSNKGWVEFKARFKEGDQLESIHELSEFECQEGLWFYTSGQPGGKNLPRQPKTPRNAPCPCGSQKKFKNCCLLSGKFS, from the coding sequence ATGAATTTATGTCCTTGTGGTTCAAAGAAAAATTATGATGATTGCTGTGGCTTATACCTGACAGGGAAGGCAAATGCCAAAACCCCAGAAGTACTGATGCGTTCTCGTTATACAGCTTACACTCGGGCCAATATAGATTATATAAAACAAACCATGCGTGGGTCCGCCTTACAGGGCTTTCATGAAATCGAAGCGGCAACTTGGGCGAGGCGAGTTCAATGGCTGGATTTAAAAGTGATTCGCTCTTATCTGGATCCTCTAGACAGCAATAAGGGCTGGGTTGAATTCAAGGCTCGATTTAAAGAGGGAGATCAGCTTGAAAGCATTCATGAGTTGAGCGAATTTGAATGCCAAGAAGGATTATGGTTTTATACCAGTGGCCAACCAGGAGGAAAAAACCTCCCTAGGCAGCCTAAAACACCCCGCAATGCACCCTGCCCTTGTGGAAGCCAGAAGAAATTTAAAAATTGTTGTCTGCTATCAGGCAAATTTAGCTAA
- a CDS encoding TIGR00645 family protein, which translates to MNQNNEQKSQSKGQQFAYLLSQIIFMGRWIQAPLYLGLLLILMAYAYRFIAELFHLMGHIHSADNTEIMLGVLDLIDVVMIANLLIMVIMGGYETFVSKLNLSNHPDQPEWLDHIDAGAMKIKLALALIGISSIHLLRTFIDPATQSTMSVMWQVIIHLTLLLSALAIAYTNKLLAQT; encoded by the coding sequence ATGAATCAAAATAATGAACAAAAATCCCAAAGCAAAGGCCAGCAATTCGCGTATTTGCTCAGCCAAATAATTTTTATGGGACGATGGATTCAGGCTCCATTATATCTTGGCTTGTTATTGATATTGATGGCCTATGCTTATCGCTTCATTGCCGAGCTCTTTCATTTAATGGGTCATATCCATTCCGCTGACAATACCGAAATCATGTTAGGCGTTTTGGATCTCATTGATGTGGTCATGATTGCTAATTTATTAATTATGGTCATTATGGGAGGGTACGAAACGTTCGTTTCAAAACTGAATTTGTCCAATCATCCGGATCAGCCCGAATGGCTGGATCATATTGATGCTGGAGCAATGAAAATTAAATTAGCACTGGCTTTAATAGGAATTTCTTCCATTCATTTACTCAGGACGTTTATTGATCCAGCCACTCAAAGTACCATGAGTGTCATGTGGCAGGTAATCATTCATTTGACTTTGCTACTATCAGCTCTTGCTATTGCCTATACCAACAAATTGCTTGCGCAGACTTAG